From Plectropomus leopardus isolate mb chromosome 17, YSFRI_Pleo_2.0, whole genome shotgun sequence, a single genomic window includes:
- the nup85 gene encoding nuclear pore complex protein Nup85 has translation MEELDVEPATTNIPAASDGKHLGFAWGPGDILVYETLYKASGAKGSGCSFIHEVRKDEDIYSPILRKLFNESHHIFVGLQTIKEDLPSKNKKPQFVSISKNYRSVIRACMEELQQVAVSTKDTEVANQYGNQVSILLAIELIWNLCEVLFIDAAPAGSLLLHLLDWVRLHKADVDEKAREVLQSESPAEHHDYWDVVVNYVLQGRLEEARQMLVKQATLQPAARNMYKLMDTLLSKMPFYNPGGTQTLTEFDVKWRHWHEEVDRCLQDNSFASNRHLEIICKILLGDEDTLLEHKELLSTWYHFLVTRLLFCHPTVKPTELHYYAQSCMTMFLDSRSVPEPLDSILLAAFEFDIHQVIKDCSIALNNWWFVAHLTDLLDHCKLLQSHNLHFGSNLREFLLLEYASGLFTHHSLWQLAVDYFDNCPEFGRVYLELQIERVPLDTERKALKVLRICEQRQMSEQVRSICKVMAMRALRNNRLGSALSWSIRAKDAAFATLISERFLQDYCARGSFSDLDLIDNLGPAMLLSDRLTFLGKYREFHKLYGEKRFSEAAKLLLSLMTAKIAPRSFWMTLLTDALPLLEQKEVIFSADQTHELMFCLEELTSSLNTAAPGTDGPMQDEEIELTKVELLRLALARNLAMAIVKEGTVEA, from the exons ATGGAGGAACTGGACGTTGAGCCGGCAACCACC aatattCCTGCAGCCAGTGATGGGAAGCATTTGGGGTTTGCATGGGGTCCAGGTGATATTCTTGTGTATGAGACCCTTTACAAAGCATCAG GTGCTAAAGGATCAGGCTGCTCCTTCATCCACGAGGTCAGGAAAGATGAGGACATATATTCCCCCATTTTACGCAAACTCTTCAATGAGTCACATCACATCTTTGTCGGCCTGCAGACGATTAAAGAGGACCTCCCCAGCAAGAACAAAAAACCCCA ATTTGTCAGCATCAGTAAAAACTACAGATCTGTGATACGAGCCTGTATGGAGGAGCTTCAACAAGTTGCAG TTTCTACTAAAGATACAGAAGTGGCCAATCAATATGGAAATCAG GTGTCCATTCTGTTGGCCATAGAACTGATCTGGAATCTGTGTGAAGTGCTCTTCATTGATGCTGCTCCTG CGGGTTCCCTGTTGCTCCACCTCCTAGACTGGGTACGGTTACACAAGGCCGACGTGGATGAGAAGGCCAGAGAAGTGCTGCAAAGTGAGAGCCCCGCTGAGCACCACGACTACTGGGATGTG GTGGTGAACTATGTGCTGCAGGGCAGGTTGGAAGAAGCCAGACAGATGCTGGTGAAGCAGGCCACACTACAGCCTGCTGCCAGGAACATGTACAAGCTGATGGACACTCTGCTCAGCAAGATGCCCTTCTACAAC CCTGGTGGCACTCAGACGCTGACAGAGTTTGATGTGAAGTGGAGACACTGGCACGAGGAGGTGGACCGATGCCTGCAGGACAACTCGTTCGCCAGCAACCGACACCTGGAGATCATCTGCAAG aTCCTTTTGGGGGATGAGGATACTTTGCTGGAGCACAAGGAACTACTGAGCACCTGGTACCACTTCCTGGTCACTAGACTGCTCTTCTGCCACCCGACAGTCAAACCCACTGAGTTACACTACTATGCACAG TCATGCATGACGATGTTTCTGGACTCGAGGAGCGTCCCAGAGCCTCTGGACAGCATCCTATTGGCTGCCTTTGAGTTTGACATCCATCAGGTCATCAAGGACTGCAG TATTGCTCTCAACAACTGGTGGTTTGTGGCCCATCTGACAGATCTGTTGGATCACTGCAAACTCCTCCAGTCTCACAATCTACA ctttGGATCCAACCTGAGAGAGTTTCTTCTGTTAGAATATGCTTCTGGTCTCTTCACTCATCACAG TCTGTGGCAGCTCGCCGTGGATTACTTTGACAACTGCCCAGAGTTTGGCCGTGTCTACTTGGAGCTGCAGATCGAGCGCGTTCCTTTGGACACGGAGCGCAAAGCCCTCAAAGTGCTCAGAATCTGTGAGCAGAGGCAAATGTCAGAGCAAG TGCGGAGTATCTGTAAGGTCATGGCTATGCGGGCTTTGAGGAACAACAGACTGGGCTCTGCTCTCTCCTGGAGCATCAGGGCCAAAGATGCAGCTTTTGCAACCCTCATTTCAGAGAG GTTCTTGCAGGATTACTGCGCAAGAGGGAGCTTCTCTGATTTGGATCTTATAGACAACTTGGGTCCAGCAATGCTGCTCAGCGACAGGCTCACTTTCCTGG GGAAATACCGTGAGTTCCACAAGCTGTACGGAGAGAAGCGCTTCAGCGAGGCGGCCaagctgctcctctccctcATGACGGCAAAGATCGCCCCCCGCAGCTTCTGGATGACTCTGCTGACCGACGCTCTGCCGCTGCTGGAGCAGAAAGAG GTGATCTTCTCAGCCGACCAAACCCATGAGCTGATGTTCTGTTTAGAGGAGCTCACCTCCTCACTGAACACCGCAGCTCCCGGCACAGACGGGCCCATGCAG GATGAAGAAATAGAGCTTACCAAAGTGGAGCTGCTGAGACTCGCTCTGGCCAGGAATCTGGCGATGGCTATAGTCAAAGAGGGAACTGTGGAGGCATAA